TTTAAGACCTGCAGGGGCTTTGTCTTTCTTTTACTCCCATGgttttcaatttaatttctgATGGATATTTGGAGATTTCAtatcctgctgctccctgctaTCACTATGGCTACCTCCTTCCAGCAAATCTGTTATCCAAAATTTGTCACTAGAGCATTTCATGGTACATGTGAAAGTCCTTTGCTTAAAAAGTGATCAGAGATATCATTTGACTATATATTATTATGAGAAGCAACACATACTAGAACACATTTGTTCCTATGTAGTTTTTACTTGAACCTTTTGAACCGTAGAATACTATTGAAAAATTATGGGAAAAATAATGTTTGGAAAGGGCATACTAGTTTGAGCTGTTCTTCAAACAGCTCCTGCAAAACACTTTTGAGTCTCATTGActcaagggaaaaggtggtatCCAGAACAGATAAGCTACTTTGCTGAAGTGTGATGCTTAAAAGTGCTGAGTAAACTCAGTGTGGGGCCTTTGGGATCCAGTACACTACAGATGTTATGGCAGGAGATCAAGGATGCACATCAGACAGAAATAAGCtttaagtttttcttcttttacattaacagaaaaatgaaatgtagaataattattttagtaACCAGGTACAAGCTATCCCATTCTGCAGTCATATTCAAGGTAGTACCCATTCCTGAATACCTTGTGGATTGTATCTTGATCTGTTACCTATTGAATTGGGAAAATGACTGTGGTGGAAATGTGGAGCCTTCTGTGGAGCTTGCTGTGTACCAGAGTCATACTTGGCACGTTAATGGGATGCTCCTGGAGGTATTTTTCAGGACATGAAGCAATGTTACCCATGGGGAGCTGTAAATCACCCTGATTGGTCTTGCAAAGCAGAACTTGGAACCTACTGGTATAGAGACAGAACCTGCCTTCTCCTGTGTGCACAGTAAATGCAGAGCAGTGCAAATGTCTACAGTGAGGAAAAATTCTTTTGTAGTTCTGAGTCATTTACCTCACAGATCTGTTCCCTAAGGTGAACAGTGAAGAAAGGAGATGGTAGAGAAAGGAAGAATCTTATCTTCTCAAAAGACACTATTATACACTATTAGAATTGTTAGTACTGTATCTCTTGGTCTTAATACTGTTGCTTTAGTAAAACATGACATCATGTATCATTAATAGAATCCTAAGGAGCAAGGATCAGTCCTTGCTAATTTCCAAAAGGCTTTATCCTAACCTTGAGCAATTTTTAATTCTACCTTCTTCTGCCTAATTACAGATCTCTGTTTATCCTCCCCTGTGCTTCCACCTTCACAACACTTCCTTTGTATCCCACAGTTTGCACATATATGAGAGGCAGGATCTGCCCCTTTGCAGGAGTGACTCCTCTTATGCTTTGTAAGTAGAATTACAATACAGAAAACATCACCTTAGTCAGAGCAAAGTAGTCATGTACTTTGGTGTCCTTGTCAGATTACTAATTGCAAGGTTTTAGTGTTTGAAATGGAGAGTTGCTTAACAGAAGAAGGTGACCTTCCTGTTAGCACTACCTGAATACTGATGAGTTTATTCACTTCCCCTCTAAGGGAGCTGTAAAAAGGGGAATGGAGGGTCAGTTAGATTTCACTATTAACAATAATGGGGGGCAgattattttggggtttttaacaACTGTATGATGTAACTACACTGTGTATGCCACTCAAAACACCCTCTAAAAACTGCAGCAACTATTGAtcctaaataaaaacaaatgtgagTTTGTGGATGTTTAAATAATAGACCAGCCCTTGAGAGCTATCCACATTAAAGAATTCAGCAGCCTTACATGACATCTTGTTGATGCAGGCTTTCCTGTTTGCAGGTTTATCTCTTTATTGTACTCACCATGTAACTTGAGAAATTGTGTCAATGCTTATGTGCATGAAAGGTATTTCACAGGGGCTACATTGCACTGTGCTTGTCTGCCCTCACTAAGCACTCGAGACTGTGATTTCTTTGAGCAGTACCTCAGCTGCAGGCACATTTTCTAAAATGGGTGAAGGGAGGGTCAGGAAGAACTCGAGTTCCTCAATCCACCCATCTCTTTTCTGGCCAGCACAtcacagacagagctgctggtgtCTAATTTGCCATGTGTATAGGCCAAACAGGAAATGGGAGAAACTGAGGTGTGCCTTTGATTCATTGCTTTTGGTGGTGGTAACAGCACCTGCCTCACCTACTGCCCAGTACTCTGAATTGAGTCTGAGTAGTATCTTATAAATGACTCTCATGTGCACTACATGTGCTTGGGAAAACCCATGGTGTGAGATCAGTGACGCAGGACTtggggagagagggagctgctgcaggtgagcAGATCTGCCTGACTCACTTCAGCCATAGAGAAATGACTGTGCATGAAACAAAGGCTTAAAATGGGTATTTTTCAATTGGGAATGTTAATAACTAAGGTCTACAATGTATTTTCTAGGGCATAGCTCTGCAGATCAGACTACAAGGATGGACTACAATGGTATCATAGTTTATCATAAGAATGTTAATAAAACTGAAAGTCTATGCAGATGCTTAGATGTTTAGCTTACTCTTGAGTGCTAATTTTCACAGATGACGTAAAAGTATGATTGCTTTGATTCTGAAAATACAGCTATGGAATcctttaaagataaaaatgctGTTTAGAGATTTATCAACATTATGTCCCAGGGGTTCATGTTTGCTATAGGTATTTCACTTCTCACCATATTGCCAGAGGAGGCTACACATATTCATGCAGATTATATTTTTAAGTGGTCTTTCTCTCAATTTATTCATAGCAGCTTCTACAGGAATAATTTAATCAGTCCATAcaataaaaaagtaaacaatGGGTTTTTTATAAGATCTGTCTAGGGATAATCAGAAGCTTCCTGTAGTGATTAGTCACTTTCTATAATGCAtgagaaataaattataattgATTTGGGATTCGTTGTACTGATACATTGAAAACTGCTTCGCTCTTTTTGAGTTTGAGTAAACGGATCACAGTGCCCAACCATTTGTTTATGAAAACATTGTTTCTTAGAATTACTGAGTGATGCAGAAAAAATTCCTTAGATTGGCTTTAGTGTCAAATGCAACTTCTGGTGTAATCACTGGGGGACATGTGCAAGGGCAGGTTACATTTGTGAAGAGTCAAGACATCCTTCCCAGGTGGAGTTCAACACCTAGGATATTTTATCTTGCCTGACCATATTCACTTATTCTTAAAAGCATACTTTATCGTCTTTGTCAGAGGAAACTTTCTTGGAGAGCATACCCAGGCATGGAAATGCTACTTTATAAGATCCACTATGGGTCTGATAGAACAGACATTTCTTACAGAGTCCTAGGAATAAGATTTTTCCCACTAAAAATATTGCTGTGCTGAATTTTTACCATGTCTTAATATAAGTCTGTCATAGAAAATAGTTTATGTTAAGATATTCAGCTCTTATGTTCGTGGCCTCATCTACATTCCTAACACTTGTGCAAGCATTGCTGTAGACCCCCAAACATTCAGTATCTGCCTCAGCATATTGCCAAGCTATCAAAGTGACAGACTTGGTACTCAGTCATAGATGTAGGAGGCTGACATTCATAAGGGCCTGTGGGACTTTTAGCAGAGTGACTAAGGAGAGTGTACAAGGTATCACCAGTTCAGCCAAGGTTTAGGTTTAACCTTTCCTGTGACACCCCTGACTCATCACACCAAATAGAGCAGTGGTTTAGTTCAGGAGCTGAACGACAGGCTGCTCAAAGGCCCATGTACATCCGGGGTGGAGTGGACATCTGAGCTGTGAGACCAGTTTGTCCAAGATACACTATTAGGGCTGTGATTTCAGTCTGCAATCATTCACTGGCATCATCCCAACTTGCTTTTTAGCATCAGAATTTGTGCGCtgtttgaaaaagaatttttcctgtGTAATTTGTTCTTCTAGTGGACTGAACTTAAGATGATTGCTATATACTCATGTTAGGCAAACCAGGAAATCCATATCAAGTACCACTTActgtatttgcatttgaaagaGGCAAGTGTTATGGTAATTAAATGCATGTGCAATAGCGAAATAATTCCTTGGCTTTTTGCATAAAAAGTCTCCAAATGAAGAGAAATGTCACTTGGGGATGCAATGTTCAGTACATTTCCAGCAGCTGATCCATACTAGGAGAGTTGCTGATACCTGTGAGATACACTGCTTATACACAACATTAATTCTAAAATATGCAGTCATCAAATATATTGAATAATGTTCATGAGCTGCTTGCATGTCTTGTGCTCTGTAGTAACTGAACTTGTAGTAAGTGTTTGTGATTTGATTTGAACTTTTCCAGCATATGCAGAAAGGCAGTGTGAAAtccacataaaaataaactccACTGTAGTAGTTTAGAGAAAGTACATGTGTTTGCACACACTGTATGTTACACAACGTACTGGACTTCTGAGTCACACATCCCACTGAACAAGTCTTGTGACAGGCCATTTTAGCCAATGCTCCTGGTAAGCTTATGGTGAGTGTATATATGGTGTATTTGAGGTCACAGGTTGAATTCCTTATAGAGCAGAGAAGCAGATTATTTTCTATCGTATTCTCTTAAGAacttagaaaagaaaaccagttaCAGGATACTGAAGCATTCCATACTAtttgaaaacatctgaaaatgcTTAACTGTCATGAATTGTGTTTAATTAGCTCACATTTCCTCGGCTTCATAGTTTTTTCCAGTAAATCTACTCTCTCCTGAAGTATtcctataaatattttaacaaaatagctatctttctttgaaaaaaaatagtcttaaTTCAGTTTCATAGTTCTGTTAGCTTTTTCAGAGatgagaaaaaggtttttcttgCTCTGAGGTGGTTCTGTTTTAGCATTGGTGCAGATTGTTCTTTCATTGGTACCAGTGAAAGAAGCCAGCAACCTGGGGAACACTGTTACAAATTCCTTGGTAGCTTTAGGGCAACGTTGCTGTATTTCTGCTTCATACTTTCCATTGCACAGGTAGTTTaatgcctggacagaatgccACTGactcctccttttcccagggagctgcGGCGAGTGCTCAGAGGCTCGTGGCAGGAGCAGCCGTGGGTGGGGACCGGAGGAGCAGCGCCGGGACTCGCCCCCCGTGTCTGCGCTGCCTCCCTGGCTGGCGGGGCAGCTGCGCCACCGCGCGGGGCGCGGGGGAACGGGCGGGTCCTGGCGCCGGGCGGGGTTAAGGCAGAGCCGGTGTTCGGGATCCGCCCCCGGGACGTTTCGCTGGGATATGGCGGCGGCCGCCCGGCTCTGCTCGTGCTTGTTCCtgtgcctgttcctgctgcagctgccccgCGACGCTTTCGCGGCCGCTCGGGTGGCGCCCGGAGGTGGGAGCGACCTCGGGGCTCGTTCGCGGGGGATGCCGCGGGTGCGCCGGGACGGGGGGAAGCGGCGGGCGGGCGCTCCGGGGATGGAGCCGCGCAGGGGCTGGGGGCTCGATGTGTCCCCGTGGGAGTCTCGGTGTGTCCCCTGGCGTGGTCGACGTGTCCCTTGCTGTGCTCGGTGTGTCCCGTTGGGGGAGCTCGGTGTGTCCCGTTGGGGGAGCTCGGTGTGTCCCGTTGGGGGGGCTCGGTGGGTCCCTTGCGGGGGGACGGGGGCTCGGTGGGTCCCTTTCGGGGGGCTCAGTGTGTCCCTTCGGGGGTCTCGGTGTGTCCCCTGCGGGGCAGCGGCTCCTCACACCGGCAGCAGTTCGTGCGCTGTTGGAGCGACCAGTGCAGTTCGCCGCCTTAGTGGGCGTTTTAAGAAATACGCGTGTGAttgatttcagaaaaacaaaatatttttatctgttcAGGGCAGGATTATATTGCGTAACGCTGTTGTTTACCTGTGGCTTTGATACGTCTCTCAAAGCTTGCAGGCTGTAGAACTCGGTACTAGGGGTAAGCCTGCAAAATACCTCTTTATTTTGCACCAACTTTCTATAGCCAGCTGAAGAAAATAGCATCTGTAGCAGCTGGAGAGAATGGGAGTAAgcaatgaaagaggaaaagaaatgaaaaccacTATAGTTCTGTCCAGGCCAAATAAGAATTccgattttttttttcccttaggtGTTCTTCGGGGTTAAAAACTGATAAATCAGCATGAAGTAGCCTCTGCTTACTGCAGCTCAAGTTAATTTATTCCTAATTCTGTTTCTTCGTAGATGGCATGAATGTCCTGTTTATAGTTGTGGATGATCTCCGTCCTGTTTTGGGCTGTTATGGAGATAAGCTTGTTAAATCTCCCAACATTGATCAACTTGCTTCTCAAAGTGTTGTGTTCAGCAATGCATATGCCCAGGTGagataaatgcaaaataattacTGGTTTTATCGCAGTAGGTGTTAGGCAGATCAGTGGAGAAAGCAAGTATCCATTAACTTTAAGTATTTCCAGTAGAAAATAAATGGTTGGACTGAACTGTGTTGTGTGAACCTGTCCTTACTAAggtgagaaaaatgaaaacagaacatttaAATTATGATACTTGTGTAGCCCTTGGAGGAGTGTAATGTCACTTAAGCATTTTCACTGTTAGCAGCCAAGTGTtgctttaaaatgctgttttattaAATTAGAGTTTTTTCTTGTGCTTAAAAAGGTTATGTTTTACCTTTGAatcttttcttttgagaaaattGATTCTCTAGGCTGCTATGGTGGGGCAGTTTGTGTGGTAAGCATCACTCTTAAATAGAGGACTCAAAATCTCATTAATTGCTCTCCCTTTGCATACTCTGCATAGGATACCTGCAGTCCCAAGTTTCTCTCTGCTGAGAAATTAGAAGTTTGAGTCTAATTCTGACTAGGAAATAGAACTTCAAAGCAATAGCTTTTGGTTCTTGTCAGTCTGAAGCAGAATTGGTGAGGCCCGTGGACTGTAACCCAGACCTTTTGTGTTTATCCTTTCATTCTTAAGGCAGTCCAGATCAACTAGACTTGGGTTTTTATCAGCACAGGCcacctgccactgctgcttAATTCCGTGTCATGTCATGTCAGCAACGAGATTTTCAAAGCATTGCCCTTTAAGGAacctgactttttttcctcttttatgcTACTGGCTCCGTAACCAGTTTTTAGTGCTTAAGAATTGGCTATTTGGTGAAAAATTATAGATTGGTAAGTGTCCATCTTGCTGAAAGCTTGCAATTGGGAATTGATATGCTTAATAAGGATGCTGTTCATTCCAGCCTAAAGTGAATTGCAACCCTCTCCCTGCAGTTCTGAGCCTTCAGAGGTTTTGCCCAGCCAGGCCTAAGTCCATTTGTCcgtatgttttgctttttgttccaAACTGATTCTCTCTCTGTCTGGCTCTCTCCTCAGCAAGCCCTGTGTGCTCCCAGCAGGGTGTCGTTCCTCACTGGCCGCAGACCTGACACCACCCGGCTGTACGACTTCTACTCCTACTGGAGAGTACATGCAGGAAACTACTCCACAATGCCCCAGTATTTCAAGGAAAATGGCTACGTCACCCTGTCTGTGGGGAAAGTTTTTCATCATGGTATAGTTTGAATTGTCATTTGCTTAAATACAAATGCTTAACGTATGTAGTCTCACAAACAGACTTTAATAACTATTGATTATTGTTATTCCTGTTAATATTGAGAACCTAAATCACAACCATGAACCAGATTTTACAATGATAGTAGACTGACATTAAATCTGAAGTCATAAGGCATTAGAGATGAATGCATTAGGTGACTCTTATCTAATGGTATTTTCACATCTTGGCTAGGAATTGTGGGAATAAATGTCTGCATTCTAAAAATATATCTGGAAGTGAGGTATCTGCTGAACATGAAATTACTGACCAGTCTCATTGGCTTAGTTCTGCCTGTACACATTTCATGTTTCCTATTAAGTGTATCAGAACATAGAGATTGTATAATAACTCTACAAGTTCAGTAGGAAATTAGTTCACTAGTTAAAAAGTAATGCTACTGAGTTGAAAAATACTGTGTAATACTGACCCTCTTTTTGGTAGTTCTTTATTCTAGAACTAAACTTGTGTGAATATATGAATTTTCAGTTGATAGTGAAGCTAATCAAGAGTGAGCGTGATAACTGTTATTAATCCTGGGGGGTTTGGGTTGATTTTCATTGCAGTTCCCTGAAGTAAGGCTCTTCAACAGGCTTGAGTCTCCCTCACCAGTAAGAGGTGTATTGTGGGGAAAAATGCCTTAAActgttttacttttatttcttgtttatttttttccctcagttgTCAAAGattatttgaaatgttttttcatttgcatattaaaaaacaaagaaaaccaactgCAGAGAAGTTAATCTGTGTTTGAGCTCTTCCTGGTTCAGTGAACTATTAGAGCATTTCTAATATCTTTATCATTTTCAGGGATTTCATCCAATTACAGTGATGACTATCCATACAGTTGGTCCATTCCACCCTTTCATCCTTCAACTGAAAAGTATGAAAATGATAAGGTAATGGTGATCTGTGGGACTCAAATAGGGAAGTGTTTTCAGGATGTAACCAAGTTCTTTGCATCAAGCACAGGCTGTACTCTGTGGGTTTTGAGGCTTCACCCTTGTGCAGGAAAACAGctaacttttgtttctttgccttCCAAAAGAAGGCCTTGATTGTCAGATATGTGTCTTGTTAATCTGTGTGCCCATCCTGCAGATGTCTTATTTCTGATTTGGTATTTGGAAACTGAGGTTAATGAGATATAAACAAAAGTGATCTTAATTTGTGTCTAGGTCATGAATTCCTTTATCTGAAAGTGCAGTTGTCAACTTGCACACTGATCTGGCTTTGCTTAGTAAGTGACAAAGCACTGTCAATAGTCTTGGTGAACAATGCAATAAAGAGCCCAGAGCTGAGTGAGTGGGGAtcataattaaaataatcattAAATAATCTGAAATATTGTAATCTGATTCGATTTTCTAGAATGTCTGTTACTCTTAAGTGTGACTCAAAACAATCTGGTTTATGTTTATGCAAACGTTGCATGAGCATCATGTGTTGGAGTCTGTAGATggcccagcaggagctgcagccatgAGGGTACAGAGAGCCTCAGCAGTGCTTTGGACTTGTGTTTATTGCCAGAAAAGGCTGGTTTTAACAGCAGTAATATTTGCATCCATGACATAAAGAAAAGTATATTCATTTAGTAGCTCTCCCAAACACCCTGCTGAGGCCACCTTTCCCTGACAACTGTTTAGtcaaatttatttctcttcactGATTACACATCAGCCACTGCTGGCATTTGTTCAGAAACTACGTCAGTAGCTTCCAGGCAGCTTTCTGTGAGCTCTTAGGATTAGAAAGAGTTTAAATGCATGTATGTGGCATAACCAAATATTGCTGCATGGCCAATAGGTCACAGATTCTATTCATCATGGAAGCTGTGGGGGTTTTCCCCCATATGACCATGTTTAATCATCTAACCAGCTTCAGAGAGGATATCTGCTTTGTCATATATAAGAAAGTTATATTCTTTTGTTGGTAGAAGGGTTGAGAAACAAATTGGGTTAAAAGGCATGAAACAGAGGATTTCACCTTTGCTTTCACATAAGTTACttaactgatttttctttttttttttttaaataataaagacTTGTAGGGGAAAAGATGGAAAACTTTATGCAAACCTGGTGTGCCCAGTGGATGTGACAGAAATGCCCAGGGGTACTCTGCCTGATATTCAGAGCACTGAAGAAGCCATACGTTTACTGAACGTTATGAAAGCCAACAAGCAAAAATTCTTCCTCGCTGTTGGTTACCACAAGCCACATATCCCACTGAGGTACCCACAGGTGAGGAGACTGGAACGTGCAGGAGAAGGAACTTACACAATTGTTgctttcacttttcaaagctcttcccacaaaTGCTTTATTGCTGTTGTTTCTGGAAGGcaagctgaaaaacagccttggTTTGGTGTAACTTTTTAGGAGTCACCTGTGGTAAATTTATAATGTCTAATGAGAATGAATTGTGACACTTTAGCCAAAAGCCAGGCTTCTGCCACCATAGCAGTGACTGCTATGACATGGAGATGGGGCTCACCTTGATGAAGTATGACATAATGAGGCCTTAAAAGATCTTGTATTCCATTCCCTGTTTGAGTTGGTGGCAGAATCCTACTGATTTCAGTGAAAGCGGTGTTGGACCTTTTATTGCAGTGTTTTTTTGAGATCCAGGAGGCTGGGCTTAGGTACTTACTAACTCAGTATTTTTCAGGAGCTATTTGGGGATGACTAGTATTGCTACATTTTACACTCTGAGGGAAGGGGAATGAAGCCTTGTAAATTGTGATATTTAAGGGTCATGCTGTTTTACAACATAGAGTTTACAGTATGTCTGAGGTGAGGACAGTCTTTATGTGTGCTTTGTATTGTAAAGGAATTTCTCAAGCTGTACCCCTTGGAAAACATCACGTTAGCCCCAGATCCCTGGGTGCCTGAGAAACTACCTTCTGTAGCGTACAACCCCTGGACAGACATCAGGCAGAGGGATGATGTGGAAGCATTAAATGTTAGTTTCCCTTATGGACCACTTCCAGATGACTTCCAGGTAAGCTGTCAATACAGTGCACTGAAATCAAACTGCCTCCACTTGTTCAAGTGCAAGGGAGGAGTAAGCTGTTCTTCCATATTCTCATTTATTCAGCAGTTGTCCATTTGCAAATATGATGAATTCCCTGCCTTTCGTAGTCACATCTAACTCTGTAGACAAACTCACTGTCACTGCAGTTTAGTTGGCATATGAGGGAATGTATGTAGCAGGTTTACCACTGTTGTGTTTGTGTTCATTATCTGTTTCAAGTGAGCACCCAGTGTATCTTTGCAAGATTTTCCTTGACTTTCCAGTGCTTGTGCCAAAATAGGGTGCATCGGCTGGATCAAAGAAATAGATTGGTTTGCAATGTTTTGCTTGAAAGTACTTCTGGGAGGTAGAATTTATGGAGTGCCCCCTCCCCATTTACCTTTTCTGGGACATTAATCAGGCTAcaaacacttaaaaaataaagctttaaaagTAAAACCCTTTAGTTCTTTTATACAGCCACCCAGtggttttcctctgtgtgtgtgtgtgtcttgggAAAAACTaactcttttttccctctctcctgttTTGTTAACTTGCAGCGGCAGATCCGTCAGAGTTACTATGCAGCAGTTTCTTACCTGGATGTGCAAGTTGGCCTGCTCCTGAATGCTTTGGATAATGTAGGACTCTCAAATAACACAATAGTAGTTTTTACTGCTGATCATGgtaaacatttaaatgtttctCCAGCTCACTTAATAACTTGATTGTGCAACTCAGTGCTGACATATTAATCTGGTGTGTTTCTATGACATACAGCAGAGCTACCATACCTTGTGTCTCTGGCTGGTCTGTCTCTAACTGAAGAAGGGACTGGCACTGACTTCTGTGGCTGCACAGTTCTGTCCCCGCAGACACCACTTTAATTGGGTTGAGGCTTTGCTGGTGAGGGATGAGGCTGCCTGCCAGGACTTGGAGCTGAGCTTGCTGTATTCCCACCCCCTTCCCAAGGAGTGACTCTTGCTGGGAACAGTCCTGTGAAAGGAGAGTGACCACTCCTCCCCCTTACCATTTGTAGAGAGCCATCTGGTACAGTGGGTGACAAGCTTGCTCATTAACTGCTCAAGTGTGTTTTCTTGCACTTGTCATTGTTGCTGCAGAGCATCTAAACTGATTGTGGTCTGGTCCCTCCTCATAACTGAGGTCTTGTAAACTCTGGATCCTGGTGATAAATTGAATTCGAATTGTGAAGCAAATACCTCAAGCATTTAATAGTTTTTTGATACTCTATATTCATTAGAAAAATGCTCTCATGATCCCTTTAATTGGGAGATAGCTTAGCTGACTTAAACCAGTTAGGATGTGACTAAACTACATTAATTTATAGTCAGATATTTAGTTAATTTGGGTTGACTTCTGTGAGCATGCTTGTATAAACAAGCCCTTAGGAATTGTGGAGCAATGGGATTAATGCTTTTGGTACTAAAGTGACTTTAGGTGTTTCCTACTGACTTGTCACTTTGACTTGGACTTTCCATTCTAAACtgaattcctctttcccttgcTGTGGATAACTGTGAATAGTTGGTGTTTCCAATGCCATAGCTGGCAAAGTGATCCAAAAATCATGTGTTAACACAGTTATCATAGAGTTTCTTTGTCTTCCCCCAAGTGAAGTTGGCAGCAAATCTGCCTGGAAGGAAGTCATGTTGGCATCTCTTtcaagaggaagaggagagctAAAAAGTTTTATCTCTATTGCTTTCTTGGGAGTAATGTCCTGATatggcagcctggcagggatAGCAGCCTTGGCTCCAAGGGATGTTCAGTTACAGTGTTAACAGGAGTATTGGAGAGCTGGCAGCTGCCCAAAACTTAAATGAGTGCTTTGTGGCATAGTTCTGGAGACTCTTGCAGGAGCTGTGACACATCCCAGTTCCTCTTTTCTGCTGTTGTAATGCTAATTGCCTAATTCTAATCTAGACTAGGGGAAATAAGGAAAGGTGTAATTATTTCCTTAATAAAGAGTATCAAGTAGCAAGACTGAGGTGGCTGATGAAATAGCTTTCACATTAGAGAAAAATCTTGTTATATCTAAACACAGATTGTTATTTACTGTTTAATATAACCTTTATAAATCAACTAGTGACCCCAACAGTCAGAGTCaatttacaatgaaaaaaattactattaaaTTACGGCCCAGTATCTGCTCTGA
Above is a window of Pithys albifrons albifrons isolate INPA30051 chromosome 14, PitAlb_v1, whole genome shotgun sequence DNA encoding:
- the IDS gene encoding iduronate 2-sulfatase isoform X2, with protein sequence MAAAARLCSCLFLCLFLLQLPRDAFAAARVAPGDGMNVLFIVVDDLRPVLGCYGDKLVKSPNIDQLASQSVVFSNAYAQQALCAPSRVSFLTGRRPDTTRLYDFYSYWRVHAGNYSTMPQYFKENGYVTLSVGKVFHHGISSNYSDDYPYSWSIPPFHPSTEKYENDKTCRGKDGKLYANLVCPVDVTEMPRGTLPDIQSTEEAIRLLNVMKANKQKFFLAVGYHKPHIPLRYPQEFLKLYPLENITLAPDPWVPEKLPSVAYNPWTDIRQRDDVEALNVSFPYGPLPDDFQRQIRQSYYAAVSYLDVQVGLLLNALDNVGLSNNTIVVFTADHGWSLGEHGEWAKYSNFDVATRVPLMFYVPGMTTSSLSQGVRVFPYLDPFSHTVGLVPQGCTFEKHKRKKFSCLKYIINAWTGIFRANCHPLIALILVSQKPNTKHFR
- the IDS gene encoding iduronate 2-sulfatase isoform X1, which translates into the protein MAAAARLCSCLFLCLFLLQLPRDAFAAARVAPGDGMNVLFIVVDDLRPVLGCYGDKLVKSPNIDQLASQSVVFSNAYAQQALCAPSRVSFLTGRRPDTTRLYDFYSYWRVHAGNYSTMPQYFKENGYVTLSVGKVFHHGISSNYSDDYPYSWSIPPFHPSTEKYENDKTCRGKDGKLYANLVCPVDVTEMPRGTLPDIQSTEEAIRLLNVMKANKQKFFLAVGYHKPHIPLRYPQEFLKLYPLENITLAPDPWVPEKLPSVAYNPWTDIRQRDDVEALNVSFPYGPLPDDFQRQIRQSYYAAVSYLDVQVGLLLNALDNVGLSNNTIVVFTADHGWSLGEHGEWAKYSNFDVATRVPLMFYVPGMTTSSLSQGVRVFPYLDPFSHTVGLVPQGQSKKVVELVSLFPTLAELAGLQVPPACPETSFHVALCTEGTSIVHYFNASKEKDQEEEGCDHKDGCFNEEPVALSQYPRPADTPQWNSDKPKLKDIRIMGYSVRTSDCRYTLWVQFNPNNFSANFKDVHAGELYMMETDPNQDHNIYNNTSHGWFFKRILGFLKH